The Inquilinus sp. Marseille-Q2685 genomic interval GTCCTCGAACTGCTTGACGTCGCTCAGCCGGCCCAGCGTCTGCAGCGTCACCTGGATCTGCTGGTCATCCGGCATCGGCTGGGCGCCCAGGCGTCCGACCGCGGCCTGCACGTTCTGGCTCTGCACCGCGGTGACGATGTCGTTCGGGGTCAGGCCGAAGCTGGTCAGCTGATCGGTGCTGTACCAGATCCGCATCGCGTAGTTCTGGGTGCCGAACAGCGAGGCCTGGCCGACGCCGCGCACGCGGGCCAGCGCGTCGACCACGTTGATGATCGCGTAGTTGTTCAGGAACAGGACGTCCTGGGTCTTGTCCGGCGAGTAGAGCGTGACGAGCTGCAGGATCGCCGAGGACTGCTTCTTCACCGTCAGTCCCTGGGCCGTCACCTCGCTCGGCAGCTTCGGCTCGGCCAGCGCCACCCGGTTCTGGACGTTGACGGTGTTGATGTCCGGGTCGGTGCCGACCGCGAAGCTGACGGTGAGGGAGTAGGAGCCGTCGCTGCCGCTGGTCGACGACATGTACAGCATGTTGTCGACGCCGTTGACCTGGGCCTCGATCGGCTGCGCCACGGTCGCCTCGACCACCGCGGCGCTGGCGCCGGGATAGGCGCCGGTGACCGACACCTGCGGCGGCACGATGTCGGGGAACTGGGCGATCGGGATGCTGCGGATCGCGATCAGGCCCGCGAGGGTGATGACGATCGCGATGACGATCGCGAAGCGCGGGCGATCGACGAAGATCGAGGACAGCATGGGGTCAGTTCCCCGCCGGCTTCGCCGGCGCCGTCGCCTCGGTGACCGGCGCGGGGTTCACCTCCTGGCCGGGGCGGACCTTCTGCACGCCGTCGACGATGACCACGTCGCCGTCGTTAAGCCCCTGCTGCACCACCACGTCGGCGCCCTGGTTGGCGCCGGTGGTGATGTGCTTGGCGGCCGCCTTGTTGCCCTCGCCGACCACCAGCACGTAGCTGCCGCTCTGGTCGGTCAGGATCGCGCGCTGCGGGATCACCAGCGCCTCGACCGGGTCCTTCCGCTCCGCCGTCACCCGGGCGTACTGCCCGTCGGTCAGGGTGCGGTCCGGGTTCGGAAACTCCGCCCGCACCAGCAGCGTGTCGGTGTTCTGGTTGACCTTGACGTCGGTGAAGTCGATCTTGCCGACCTGCGGATACTGCGACCCGTTGGCCAGGGTCAGCTTCACCGCCACGTTCTCCGGGTTCACCTTGCCGGCCCCGGTCTGCTGCTGGACGTCAAGGATGAAGCGGTCGCTGACCGGGAAGGTGACGTAGATCGGGTCCTGGCTGACGATGGTGGCGAGCGCCCCGCTGCCGGGGCCGACCAGCGCGCCGACGCTGAAGTTGGAGATGCCGACGCGGCCGTCGAACGGCGCCTTGATCTCGGTGTAGCCGAGATTGATCTGCGCCTGCTCCAGCGCCGCCTGGTTCTGCTGCACCGCCGCGACCGCCGATTTCTCCGCCGCGATGCGGTCGTCCAGCGTCGATTGCGCGACGTTCTGGTTCTTGATCAGCTCGCGGGCGCGGTCGGTCTGAAGCTTGGCGTTGTCGGCGGTGGCCTGGGCGCTGGCCAGGTTGGCCTGGGCCTGGTCGACGGCGGCCTGGTAGGTGTCCTTCTCCAGCACGAACAGCAGCTCGCCGGCCTTCACCTCCTGGCCTTCGGTGTAGTTGCGCTGCTGCAGGAAGCCTTCGACCCGGGCCACCAGGTCGACCTTGTTCAGCGCCTGGACCCGGCCGACGAAGGTGTAGCCTTCGGCCACCGGCCGCTTGGCCGCGGTGACGACGCCGACGGCGGGGGGCGGCATCTGCGGCGCCTGGGCCTGCTTTTCCGAGGATTCGTTGCAGCCGGCGAGGAGGAGAAGGCCGAAGGCGACGGGCGCACGGCGCCGCCAGGCTGTCCAGGATCCCGACATGATTGGCCTGTCTCCTTCGGCTCTGATCAAGGGGGCATCTGTGCAGTCTTCCGCGCGGCTCGCGCCGAATCGCCTTCACGGTATCACTCTTTTGAGATGTGCAAAGCGACTTCGCGGCGCCCGCCGCGGGAACAGCGGGCCGGACCGCGGGTTGAACAAGCAAACGCCATTCGGGAGGATTTTGATGAAATTTCGGCCGATTCTGATCGCGCTTGCCGTGATGGCGACCGCGACGGCGGCCCAGGCCCAGGTCCCGCTGGACCCGTTGCAGGCGCCGCCCAGCCGGGCTCCGTCGAGCCCCACCCCGTCCCAGCCGCTGGTCAAGCCGGGGCTGCCGTCGCGGCCCGAACGGCCGGTGATGGCGCCGGCGCCCACGGCGCCTGCGGCCTCCGCCGCGGTCCCGGCCGCCGTCCCGGGCGGCCAGGACGCCGGCCGCACCGTCCCGCTCGAGCAGCAGCAGGCGCACCCCAGCGGCGTTTCGATGATGCTGACCGGCATCACCTTCCGGGCCGACAGCGTCATCGTCTCCGCCAGCATCACCAACCTGTCCGGCCGGCCCGTGTCGCTCAATCGCGCCGGCAGCCTGGTGCTGGTGGACGACAGGGGGCGTGTCCATCCCTTCGTGCCGCCGGCCGGCAATCCGGAGGTGGAGATCGCCCCGCGCTCGCGGGTGAACGCCAGCTTCGTCTTCGCCGGGCCGATCACCGGCGACGCCCGGTCGGTGCAGCTCTCGACCAACGGCCCGTCCGGCAGCCGCAGCGACCGGCTGACCTCGGCGCCGTCCTTCATGTTCCGCGTGCCCGTGTCCTGACGGGACCGCTGCGGGTCAGATGAACAGCAGCTGGCCGTCGCGCGGCGATTCAGCCAGCAAGGTGACGACGCCGGCGATCTCGGCCGGCACCGCAAGGTCGGCGGCGGCGAGGCCGAGCGCGCGCAGCCCCATCTCGCAGGCGATGAAGCGGACGCCCAGCGCCCGGCAGGCGTCCAGCAGCTCGGCGAAGGTCGCCACCCGCCGGGCGGCGAACCCTGCCTCCTGCGCCTCGGCATCGCCGTCCAGCCGTCGCCAGCCCTCGGGCAGCAGCGCCCGCAGCGCCTGGCCGGTGAAGAACAGCGTCGCCTGGCGGTTGGTCGCGGCGGCGGCGCTGGCCAGGACCAGGGCGTAGTGCACCCGGTCGAAGCGGCCGTCGAACACCACAATCGACAGCGCGCCGATGCCCGCGTCAGCCATGGTGATGCGACAGGTCGGTCATTGTCGGATGGTCGCCGCAGAGCGGGCAGTCCGGGTCGCGCGGCAGGGCGATCTCGCGCAGCCGCGCCTCCAGCGCATCGTACAGCAGCAGGCGGCCGGACAGGCCCTCGCCGATGCCCAGGATCTCCTTGATCGTCTCGATCGCCTGCATCGACCCCAGCACGCCCGGCAGGGCGCCGAACACCCCGGCCTCGGAGCAGCTCGGCACCGTGCCCGGGTCGGGCGGCGCCGGGAACAGGCAGCGATAGCAGGGGTGGGGATCGCCGAGATGCGCCTTGAAGGTCGACAGCTGCGCCTCGAAGCGCAGCATCGCAGCCGAGACCAGCGGCCGCTTGGCCAGGTAGCAGGCGTCGTTCAGCAGGTAGCGGGTGGCGAAGTTGTCGCTGCCGTCGACCGTGAGGTCGAAGGCGGCGACCCGCTCCTGCGCCGTGGCCGCGGTCAGCCGCTCGGCGAAGCGCTCGACCCTGACCTCGGGGTTCAGCGCCTGCAGCCGGGCGATGGCGCTGTCCACCTTCAGCTGGCCCAGCGTGGTGGTGTCGTGCACCACCTGGCGCTGCAGGTTGGACAGCTCGACCAGGTCGTCGTCGCAGATCCCGATCGTGCCGATGCCGGCGGCGGCGAGGTACAGCAGCAGCGGGGAGCCGAGGCCGCCGGCGCCGATCACCAGCACCCGGGCGGCCAGCAGCTTCTCCTGACCCTTGCCGCCGACCTCGGGCAGCAGGATGTGGCGCGCATAGCGCTTGATCTGGGCGTCGGTGAAGCTCATGGCGCGAGCATAGCCCTCCGTCCCGGGGGAAGGAACAGCCCTAGCACGCCCAGCCGCTTCGCTGCGCTGCGACGTGTCGCCCGGCTGGGGCCTTATGGCACGTCGGGAAGTTCGTGGGCCAACGGTGGAATCGTGGCATATTCTTTCCGAGCCAAGAAATAAGGCGACCGAAGCCAGTCGGTCGCCGAAGGAGAATTGTCATGGATCTCGATCCGGTCCTCCTGTCCCGGTTCCAATTCGCCTTCGTCGTCTCCTTCCACTTCCTGTTCCCGGCCTTCACCATCGGCATCGCCAGCTGGCTGGCGGTGCTCGAGGGGCTGTATCTGAGGACGGGGCGGGCGGAATACCGGACGCTCTACAAGTTCTGGATCAAGATCTTCGCCGTCTCCTTCGGCGTCGGCGTGGTCACCGGCATCGTCATGACCTACCAGTTCGGCACGAACTGGGCCGGCCTGACCCGAGCCGGGGGCAGCATCCTCGGGCCGCTGCTCGGCTACGAGGTGGTGACCGCCTTCTTCCTCGAGGCCGGCTTCCTCGGCATCATGCTGTTCGGCTGGGACAAGGTGCCCCGCATCGTCCATTTCGGGGCCACCGCCGCCGTGGCGGTCGGCACCGCGATCTCCGCCTTCTGGATCCTGTCGGCCAATTCCTTCCTGCACACCCCGGCCGGCTACGAGGTGGCGGATGGTGCCCTGGTCCCGTCCGACTGGCTCGCGATCGTGTTCAACCCGTCCTTCCCGGTGCGCTTCCTGCACACCGTGGCGGCGGCCTATCTGACCACCGCCTTCGTCATCGCCGGCGTCTCGGCCTGGTACCTGCTGCGCGGCCGCAGCGTGCTGGAATCGCGCCAGGCCTTCTCGATGGCGCTGTGGCTGATCGCGGTGCTGGCGCCGCTGCAGATCTTCATCGGCGACCAGGCGGGG includes:
- a CDS encoding DsrE/DsrF/DrsH-like family protein, whose translation is MADAGIGALSIVVFDGRFDRVHYALVLASAAAATNRQATLFFTGQALRALLPEGWRRLDGDAEAQEAGFAARRVATFAELLDACRALGVRFIACEMGLRALGLAAADLAVPAEIAGVVTLLAESPRDGQLLFI
- a CDS encoding cytochrome ubiquinol oxidase subunit I; the protein is MDLDPVLLSRFQFAFVVSFHFLFPAFTIGIASWLAVLEGLYLRTGRAEYRTLYKFWIKIFAVSFGVGVVTGIVMTYQFGTNWAGLTRAGGSILGPLLGYEVVTAFFLEAGFLGIMLFGWDKVPRIVHFGATAAVAVGTAISAFWILSANSFLHTPAGYEVADGALVPSDWLAIVFNPSFPVRFLHTVAAAYLTTAFVIAGVSAWYLLRGRSVLESRQAFSMALWLIAVLAPLQIFIGDQAGLEVRERQPVKLAAIEAHWQTGSDVPLILFAWPDQSGEKNDFVLEIPHLGSLILTHSWDGSVQGLKDFPPQDRPPVAIVFWTFRIMVGLGFLMLGAGLLGLWLRATGRLYDSRWFHRFMVVMLPSGFVAVIAGWFTTEIGRQPWVVQGILRTADALSPVGGGSVLLSLALFVLVYAILLGSAVYYIVKLVRIGPEAPESDREEPFKTPARPFSLPDASFESRE
- a CDS encoding efflux RND transporter periplasmic adaptor subunit; its protein translation is MSGSWTAWRRRAPVAFGLLLLAGCNESSEKQAQAPQMPPPAVGVVTAAKRPVAEGYTFVGRVQALNKVDLVARVEGFLQQRNYTEGQEVKAGELLFVLEKDTYQAAVDQAQANLASAQATADNAKLQTDRARELIKNQNVAQSTLDDRIAAEKSAVAAVQQNQAALEQAQINLGYTEIKAPFDGRVGISNFSVGALVGPGSGALATIVSQDPIYVTFPVSDRFILDVQQQTGAGKVNPENVAVKLTLANGSQYPQVGKIDFTDVKVNQNTDTLLVRAEFPNPDRTLTDGQYARVTAERKDPVEALVIPQRAILTDQSGSYVLVVGEGNKAAAKHITTGANQGADVVVQQGLNDGDVVIVDGVQKVRPGQEVNPAPVTEATAPAKPAGN
- a CDS encoding molybdopterin-synthase adenylyltransferase MoeB; this encodes MSFTDAQIKRYARHILLPEVGGKGQEKLLAARVLVIGAGGLGSPLLLYLAAAGIGTIGICDDDLVELSNLQRQVVHDTTTLGQLKVDSAIARLQALNPEVRVERFAERLTAATAQERVAAFDLTVDGSDNFATRYLLNDACYLAKRPLVSAAMLRFEAQLSTFKAHLGDPHPCYRCLFPAPPDPGTVPSCSEAGVFGALPGVLGSMQAIETIKEILGIGEGLSGRLLLYDALEARLREIALPRDPDCPLCGDHPTMTDLSHHHG